A part of Entelurus aequoreus isolate RoL-2023_Sb linkage group LG03, RoL_Eaeq_v1.1, whole genome shotgun sequence genomic DNA contains:
- the LOC133645876 gene encoding putative deoxyribonuclease TATDN3 isoform X2, translating into MHGFIDCHCHISARDFDKDIESVIESSKRAGLLALLAVAEHAGEFEKIIALSQRFPGFVFPCLGVHPVQEVSPQQHRSASLQDLDAALPIIDKYKEQLVSIGEVGLDFTPRYVKSDSDKEGQRQVLVRQSRLAKELDLPLNVHSRSAGRPTIQLLKEEGVEKVLLHAFDGKPSVAMEAVRAGYFFSIPPSIIRSEQQKLVQQLPLENMCLETDSPALGPEKQVRNEPQNVRVSAEYISRVKGVSVEQVMEATTQNALRLFPKLKAAIKV; encoded by the exons ATGCATGGTTTTATCGACTGCCACTGTCACATCTCCGccagagattttgacaag GACATAGAAAGCGTTATTGAGAGCTCCAAACGG GCTGGACTTTTAGCATTGCTCGCTGTGGCAGAACATGCTGGGGAGTTTGAAAAGATCATTGCCCTGTCCCAAAG ATTCCCGGGCTTTGTCTTCCCCTGCCTGGGAGTCCACCCTGTGCAAGAAGTGTCCCCACAGCAACACAGGAGCGCTTCTCTGCAG GATCTAGACGCGGCTCTACCCATCATTGACAAATACAAGGAGCAACTCGTGTCCATTGGAGAG GTCGGCTTGGACTTCACACCCAGATATGTGAAAAGTGACTCCGACAAAGAAGGCCAGAGGCAGGTCCTCGTTCGTCAGTCACGTTTGGCCAAGGAACTGGACCTCCCTCT GAACGTTCACTCGCGGTCGGCAGGAAGACCCACCATCCAGCTACTAAAAGAAGAAG GTGTGGAAAAGGTTTTGCTGCACGCTTTTGATGGGAAACCGTCAGTTGCCATGGAAGCGGTACGAGCCGGATACTTCTTCTCCATCCCGCCGTCCATAATACGCAGTGAACAG CAGAAACTGGTCCAGCAGCTGCCGCTGGAGAACATGTGTCTGGAAACCGACTCTCCCGCTCTGGGCCCGGAGAAGCAG GTGAGGAACGAGCCGCAAAACGTCCGCGTGTCCGCCGAGTACATCAGCCGCGTCAAGGGCGTGTCCGTGGAGCAGGTGATGGAAGCCACCACGCAGAACGCACTCCGACTCTTCCCCAAGTTGAAGGCGGCCATCAAGGTGTGA
- the LOC133645876 gene encoding putative deoxyribonuclease TATDN3 isoform X1 — MHGFIDCHCHISARDFDKDIESVIESSKRAGLLALLAVAEHAGEFEKIIALSQRFPGFVFPCLGVHPVQEVSPQQHRSASLQDLDAALPIIDKYKEQLVSIGEVGLDFTPRYVKSDSDKEGQRQVLVRQSRLAKELDLPLNVHSRSAGRPTIQLLKEEGVEKVLLHAFDGKPSVAMEAVRAGYFFSIPPSIIRSEQKQKLVQQLPLENMCLETDSPALGPEKQVRNEPQNVRVSAEYISRVKGVSVEQVMEATTQNALRLFPKLKAAIKV, encoded by the exons ATGCATGGTTTTATCGACTGCCACTGTCACATCTCCGccagagattttgacaag GACATAGAAAGCGTTATTGAGAGCTCCAAACGG GCTGGACTTTTAGCATTGCTCGCTGTGGCAGAACATGCTGGGGAGTTTGAAAAGATCATTGCCCTGTCCCAAAG ATTCCCGGGCTTTGTCTTCCCCTGCCTGGGAGTCCACCCTGTGCAAGAAGTGTCCCCACAGCAACACAGGAGCGCTTCTCTGCAG GATCTAGACGCGGCTCTACCCATCATTGACAAATACAAGGAGCAACTCGTGTCCATTGGAGAG GTCGGCTTGGACTTCACACCCAGATATGTGAAAAGTGACTCCGACAAAGAAGGCCAGAGGCAGGTCCTCGTTCGTCAGTCACGTTTGGCCAAGGAACTGGACCTCCCTCT GAACGTTCACTCGCGGTCGGCAGGAAGACCCACCATCCAGCTACTAAAAGAAGAAG GTGTGGAAAAGGTTTTGCTGCACGCTTTTGATGGGAAACCGTCAGTTGCCATGGAAGCGGTACGAGCCGGATACTTCTTCTCCATCCCGCCGTCCATAATACGCAGTGAACAG AAGCAGAAACTGGTCCAGCAGCTGCCGCTGGAGAACATGTGTCTGGAAACCGACTCTCCCGCTCTGGGCCCGGAGAAGCAG GTGAGGAACGAGCCGCAAAACGTCCGCGTGTCCGCCGAGTACATCAGCCGCGTCAAGGGCGTGTCCGTGGAGCAGGTGATGGAAGCCACCACGCAGAACGCACTCCGACTCTTCCCCAAGTTGAAGGCGGCCATCAAGGTGTGA
- the LOC133647116 gene encoding plasma alpha-L-fucosidase-like: MAVFGVEILVLLVCLLCTCGTAEKYQPNWESIDSRPLPGWYDQAKFGIFIHWGVFSVPSFGSEWFWWYWQGAKKKPYVDFMQKNYPPDFKYQDFAPQFTAEFFDAKEWTDIFASSGAKYIVLTTKHHEGFTLWGSSTSWNWNAVDVGPKRDLVAEVAGALRDNSDLRLGLYHSLFEWFNPLFEMDAANNFTTNHFPVLKSLPELYELVVKYKPDVLWSDGDGDGPDQYWNSTGFLAWLYNDSPVRDTVVTNDRWGRGSICKHGGYYTCSDRYQPGHLLAHKWENCMTIDRKSWGYRRNAPLSDYLAIEQLVASLVETVSCGGNLLMNVGPTLDGRIAPILEERLRQMGRWLGVNGEAIYNSSAWRAQNDSVTPGVWYTSRPREELIFAIFLSWPQDGALILSEPEVTPGHTQVALLGHGPLQWEPTKAGGLRVILPQLSFSQMPCQWAWTLRLTGAS; the protein is encoded by the exons ATGGCGGTCTTTGGCGTGGAGATTCTTGTTCTTCTCGTCTGCCTGCTGTGCACCTGCGGCACCGCAGAGAAGTACCAACCGAACTGGGAGTCCATCGACTCCAGGCCGCTGCCAGGCTGGTACGACCAGGCCAAGTTCGGCATCTTCATCCACTGGGGGGTCTTCTCTGTGCCCAGCTTCGGCAGCGAGTGGTTCTG GTGGTACTGGCAAGGTGCGAAAAAGAAGCCGTATGTTGACTTCATGCAGAAAAATTACCCCCCCGACTTTAAGTACCAAGACTTTGCTCCACAATTCACCGCCGAGTTCTTCGACGCCAAAGAATGGACGGACATCTTCGCCTCGTCGGGCGCCAAGTACATCGTCCTGACCACCAAACACCACGAAG GTTTCACGCTGTGGGGCTCCAGCACCTCCTGGAACTGGAACGCCGTGGACGTCGGACCCAAGCGGGATCTGGTGGCGGAGGTGGCCGGCGCCCTGCGGGACAACAGCGACCTGCGCCTGGGCCTCTACCACTCGCTGTTCGAGTGGTTCAATCCGCTCTTCGAGATGGACGCCGCCAACAACTTCACCACCAACCACTTCCCCGTCTTGAAAAGTCTTCCGGAGCTTTACGAGCTGGTGGTCAAGTACAAGCCGGACGTGCTGTGGTCTGACGGCGACGGAGACGGGCCGGACCAGTACTGGAACAGCACCGGATTCCTAGCCTGGCTCTACAACGACAG TCCAGTCCGGGACACGGTGGTGACAAACGACCGCTGGGGTCGCGGCTCCATTTGCAAGCACGGCGGCTACTACACCTGCTCCGACCGCTACCAGCCGGGCCACCTGCTGGCGCACAAGTGGGAGAACTGCATGACCATCGACCGCAAGTCATGGGGCTACAGACGCAACGCCCCGCTCAGCGACTACCTCGCCATCGAGCAGCTCGTGGCG tCCTTAGTAGAAACCGTGTCCTGCGGCGGGAACCTGCTGATGAACGTGGGCCCCACGCTGGACGGAAGGATCGCGCCCATCTTGGAGGAGCGCCTGCGCCAGATGGGCCGGTGGCTGGGGGTCAACGGCGAGGCCATCTACAACAGCAGCGCCTGGCGGGCTCAGAACGACAGCGTCACGCCCGGCGTCTG GTACACGTCCAGACCGAGGGAAGAGCTCATCTTTGCCATTTTCCTCTCGTGGCCCCAAGATGGCGCTTTAATCCTGAGTGAACCTGAGGTCACACCTGGACACACTCAG GTGGCGCTCTTGGGGCACGGCCCCCTGCAGTGGGAGCCCACCAAGGCCGGAGGACTGCGGGTCATCTTGCCCCAGCTGTCCTTCAGCCAGATGCCCTGTCAGTGGGCCTGGACCCTCCGGCTGACGGGTGCCAGCTGA